One Panicum virgatum strain AP13 chromosome 3N, P.virgatum_v5, whole genome shotgun sequence DNA segment encodes these proteins:
- the LOC120665025 gene encoding UDP-glycosyltransferase 73C4-like has protein sequence MASPPPRSEKLRVLLIPFFTNSHIGPFADLAFHLAAARPGAVEATVAVTPANVPVLRSALARRGPGRHAEVQVATYPFPSVDGLPPGVENHSTVSAADAWRIDAVGGDERLMRPGHEGLIRDCSPDVVVSDILFHWNASIADSVGVPCVTFHVIGAFPMLALFSLIGAGATDGVLTLPEYMGPDIQIPVTELPEEVRSRRRPEDVRAEGAKLSSAHNSCFGLVVNTFFDLEDRYCDMYVRHMKRTYFVGPVSLPPPSQLAAGDDGSGCIEWLDRKPARSVVYLCFGSLAHVSKPQLRELALGLEASGKPFLWVVRSEAWVPPEGWEERVGDRGMVVTRWAPQTAILAHPAVGAFVTHCGWNSVLETVVAGVPVLTWPMVFEQFITERFVTEVLKIGERLWPEGAGVRSTRYEEHELIPSEAVARAVARFMEPEGAGDAARSRVKELSAKAHAAMAEGGSSHGDLRRLIDDLI, from the coding sequence ATGgcctcccctccgccgcggagcgAGAAGCTGCGGGTCCTTCTCATCCCCTTCTTCACCAACAGCCACATCGGCCCCTTCGCGGACCTCGCCTTCCACCTCGCCGCGGCCCGGCCGGGCGCCGTCGAGGCCACCGTCGCTGTCACCCCGGCGAACGTTCCGGTCCTCCGGTCAGCGCTCGCCCGGCGCGGCCCCGGCCGCCACGCCGAGGTCCAGGTCGCGACGTACCCGTTCCCGTCCGTGGACGGCCTCCCACCGGGGGTGGAGAACCACTCCACCGTCAGTGCTGCGGACGCGTGGCGCATCGacgccgtcggcggcgacgagcgGCTGATGCGCCCGGGGCACGAGGGCCTCATTAGGGACTGCTCGCCCGACGTGGTCGTCTCCGACATACTCTTCCACTGGAACGCCAGCATCGCCGATAGTGTCGGCGTGCCGTGCGTCACGTTCCACGTCATCGGGGCGTTCCCGATGCTAGCCCTGTTCAGTTTGATAGGTGCTGGCGCGACTGACGGGGTGCTGACTCTTCCCGAGTATATGGGACCGGACATTCAGATCCCAGTAACCGAGCTGCCTGAGGAGGTGAGGAGCCGGCGTCGACCAGAGGACGTCCGCGCCGAGGGAGCCAAATTAAGTTCAGCTCACAATAGCTGCTTCGGTCTCGTCGTGAACACTTTCTTCGATTTGGAGGACAGGTACTGTGACATGTACGTGCGTCACATGAAACGCACCTACTTTGTCGGGCCTGTGTCACTGCCGCCACCATCGCAGCTAGCCGCCGGCGACGATGGCTCAGGGTGCATCGAGTGGCTGGATAGGAAGCCAGCCCGGTCGGTCGTGTACTTGTGCTTCGGCAGCTTGGCTCACGTATCCAAGCCTCAGCTTCGCGAGCTCGCCCTCGGGTTAGAAGCCTCCGGGAAGCCGTTCTTGTGGGTGGTCAGGTCGGAGGCATGGGTGCCGCCAGAGGGGTGGGAGGAGCGCGTCGGGGACAGAGGGATGGTCGTCACAAGGTGGGCCCCACAGACGGCGATCCTTGCACACCCGGCGGTGGGTGCGTTCGTGAcgcactgcgggtggaactcggTCTTGGAGACCGTCGTGGCCGGCGTGCCGGTGTTGACGTGGCCGATGGTGTTCGAGCAGTTCATCACTGAGAGGTTTGTGACGGAGGTGCTGAAGATTGGCGAACGTCTGTGGCCAGAGGGTGCCGGGGTGAGGAGCACGAGGTACGAAGAGCACGAGCTGATCCCGAGCGAGGCAGTGGCACGAGCGGTGGCCAGGTTTATGGAGCCCGAAGGGGCAGGGGACGCCGCGAGGAGCAGGGTCAAGGAGCTCTCCGCGAAGGCTcacgcggccatggcggaagGTGGGTCCTCGCACGGCGACCTGCGCCGCCTGATTGATGATCTCATCTAA
- the LOC120665026 gene encoding UDP-glycosyltransferase 73C4-like, whose amino-acid sequence MASPPPRSEKLRVLLIPFFTNSHIGPFADLAFHLAAARPGAVEATVAVTPANVPVLRSALARRGPGRHAEVQVATYPFPSVDGLPPGVENHSTVSAADAWRIDAVGGDERLMRPGHEGLIRDCSPDVVVSDILFHWNASIADSVGVPCVTFHVIGAFPMLALFSLIGAGATDGVLTLPEYMGPDIQIPVTELPEEVRSRRRPEDVRAEGAKLSSAHNSCFGLVVNTFFDLEDRYCDMYVRHMKRTYFVGPVSLPPPSQLAAGDDGSGCIEWLDRKPARSVVYLCFGSLAHVSKPQLRELALGLEASGKPFLWVVRSEAWVPPEGWEERVGDRGMVVTRWAPQTAILAHPAVGAFVTHCGWNSVLETVVAGVPVLTWPMVFEQFITERFVTKVLKIGERLWPEGAGVRSTRYEEHELIPSEAVAQAVGRFMEPGGVGDAARSRVKELSAKAHAAMEEGGSSHGDLRRLIDDLIQERTAGAGTTV is encoded by the coding sequence ATGgcctcccctccgccgcggagcgAGAAGCTGCGGGTCCTTCTCATCCCCTTCTTCACCAACAGCCACATCGGCCCCTTCGCGGACCTCGCCTTCCACCTCGCCGCGGCCCGGCCGGGCGCCGTCGAGGCCACCGTCGCTGTCACCCCGGCGAACGTTCCGGTCCTCCGGTCAGCGCTCGCCCGGCGCGGCCCCGGCCGCCACGCCGAGGTCCAGGTCGCGACGTACCCGTTCCCGTCCGTGGACGGCCTCCCACCGGGGGTGGAGAACCACTCCACCGTCAGTGCTGCGGACGCGTGGCGCATCGacgccgtcggcggcgacgagcgGCTGATGCGCCCGGGGCACGAGGGCCTCATTAGGGACTGCTCGCCCGACGTGGTCGTCTCCGACATACTCTTCCACTGGAACGCCAGCATCGCCGATAGTGTCGGCGTGCCGTGCGTCACGTTCCACGTCATCGGGGCGTTCCCGATGCTAGCCCTGTTCAGTTTGATAGGTGCTGGCGCGACTGACGGGGTGCTGACTCTTCCCGAGTATATGGGACCGGACATTCAGATCCCAGTAACCGAGCTGCCTGAGGAGGTGAGGAGCCGGCGTCGACCAGAGGACGTCCGCGCCGAGGGAGCCAAATTAAGTTCAGCTCACAATAGCTGCTTCGGTCTCGTCGTGAACACTTTCTTCGATTTGGAGGACAGGTACTGTGACATGTACGTGCGTCACATGAAACGCACCTACTTTGTCGGGCCTGTGTCACTGCCGCCACCATCGCAGCTAGCCGCCGGCGACGATGGCTCAGGGTGCATCGAGTGGCTGGATAGGAAGCCAGCCCGGTCGGTCGTGTACTTGTGCTTCGGCAGCTTGGCTCACGTATCCAAGCCTCAGCTTCGCGAGCTCGCCCTCGGGTTAGAAGCCTCCGGGAAGCCGTTCTTGTGGGTGGTCAGGTCGGAGGCATGGGTGCCGCCAGAGGGGTGGGAGGAGCGCGTCGGGGACAGAGGGATGGTCGTCACAAGGTGGGCCCCACAGACGGCGATCCTTGCACACCCGGCGGTGGGTGCGTTCGTGAcgcactgcgggtggaactcggTCTTGGAGACGGTCGTGGCCGGCGTGCCGGTGCTGACGTGGCCGATGGTGTTCGAGCAGTTCATCACTGAGAGGTTCGTGACGAAGGTGCTGAAGATAGGCGAACGTCTGTGGCCGGAGGGTGCCGGCGTGAGGAGCACGAGGTACGAAGAGCACGAGCTGATCCCGAGCGAGGCAGTGGCACAAGCGGTGGGCAGGTTCATGGAGCCCGGAGGGGTAGG